The Brachyspira aalborgi genome has a segment encoding these proteins:
- the cas2 gene encoding CRISPR-associated endonuclease Cas2, which yields MYIILIYDIQVNDEDNPYVLKKVFNICKRYLNHIQKSVFEGELSEPKYLKLKEELFDILREHKDSCIIFKSRNEKWLEKEFLVKEDIDKTSNFI from the coding sequence ATGTATATAATTTTAATATATGATATTCAGGTAAACGATGAAGATAATCCTTATGTATTGAAAAAAGTTTTTAATATTTGCAAAAGGTATCTTAATCATATACAAAAATCGGTATTTGAAGGCGAACTTTCAGAACCTAAATACCTTAAATTAAAAGAAGAGCTCTTTGACATATTAAGAGAACATAAAGACTCATGTATAATATTTAAAAGCAGAAACGAAAAGTGGCTTGAAAAAGAGTTTTTAGTGAAAGAAGATATTGACAAAACTTCAAATTTTATATAA
- a CDS encoding ABC transporter ATP-binding protein, with amino-acid sequence MFIQTKNLYKYFDTPSGKLHAVDNINIGMNEGETLGIVGESGCGKSTLGRVILRLQEPDSGNIYYDGMDITKLNDSDMRKMRRYMQIIFQDPYSSLNPRYTVSEIISEPLNFFNIYENHRDKKSRVEELMDIVGLSKRCYNMYPHEFDGGRRQRIVIARALSINPKFIVCDEPVSALDVSIQAQIINLLMDLQKSLKLTYMFISHDLSVVKHISNNISVMYLGEIIESCDKKSLFESPMHPYTKALLSAIPSINFNENDKIKKNIILKGEISSPINPKKGCRFYNRCVYAKEYCLNENIKLEEVNNNHYVACLRAKEL; translated from the coding sequence ATGTTTATACAAACAAAAAATTTATATAAATATTTCGACACTCCAAGTGGTAAATTGCATGCCGTAGACAATATAAATATAGGTATGAACGAAGGCGAAACGCTTGGAATTGTGGGAGAATCGGGATGTGGAAAAAGCACTTTGGGAAGAGTTATTTTAAGACTTCAAGAACCAGATAGCGGAAATATATATTATGACGGTATGGATATTACAAAATTAAACGACAGCGACATGAGAAAAATGAGAAGATATATGCAGATAATATTTCAAGACCCCTATTCTTCTTTAAATCCGAGATATACGGTATCGGAAATAATATCCGAACCTCTTAATTTTTTTAATATATACGAAAATCATAGAGATAAAAAATCGAGAGTGGAAGAGCTTATGGATATAGTGGGTTTAAGTAAGAGATGCTATAATATGTATCCGCATGAATTTGACGGAGGAAGAAGACAGAGAATAGTAATAGCACGAGCGCTTTCAATAAATCCAAAATTTATAGTTTGTGATGAACCCGTAAGTGCGTTGGATGTTTCGATACAGGCTCAAATAATAAATCTGCTTATGGATTTGCAAAAATCGTTAAAGCTTACATATATGTTTATATCGCATGATTTATCTGTGGTAAAACATATATCAAATAATATATCCGTTATGTATTTGGGCGAGATAATAGAAAGCTGCGATAAAAAATCTTTATTTGAATCTCCTATGCATCCATATACAAAAGCCTTGCTTTCCGCCATACCTTCTATAAATTTTAATGAAAATGATAAAATAAAAAAGAATATTATATTAAAAGGCGAAATTTCCTCTCCGATTAATCCTAAAAAAGGATGCCGATTTTATAACAGATGTGTTTACGCTAAAGAATACTGTTTAAACGAAAATATAAAATTGGAAGAAGTTAATAATAATCATTATGTAGCTTGTTTGAGAGCAAAAGAATTATAA
- the cas1b gene encoding type I-B CRISPR-associated endonuclease Cas1b has product MTRIYKKRVSLAKKFVYGATENILRNLKYYNVRGRDLNEEIESITKLEESLDSYNRIDEIMGIEGNVHRIYYRSWNKIINQEIDFEKRVKRPPDNMINSLISFLNSVLYTKILSEIYRTQLNPTISYLHEPSVKRFSLSLDVAEIFKPLIVDRLIFYLLNKNIISENDFDKESNFLRLKENVLQNIMGEVEKRLKTTIKHRTLNRDVSYRYLMRLELYKIIKHLLGEKEYSPFKIWW; this is encoded by the coding sequence TTGACTAGGATTTATAAAAAAAGAGTTTCGCTAGCTAAAAAATTCGTTTACGGAGCGACTGAAAATATATTAAGAAATTTGAAATATTATAATGTTAGAGGACGAGATTTAAACGAAGAGATAGAATCGATAACAAAACTTGAAGAAAGTTTAGATTCTTATAACAGAATAGATGAAATAATGGGAATTGAAGGAAATGTTCACAGAATATATTACAGAAGTTGGAATAAAATTATAAATCAAGAAATAGATTTTGAAAAAAGAGTAAAACGTCCGCCCGACAATATGATAAACTCTTTAATAAGTTTTTTAAACTCCGTTCTTTATACAAAAATACTTTCTGAAATTTATAGAACGCAATTAAATCCAACTATTAGTTATTTGCATGAACCTTCGGTTAAAAGATTTTCTTTATCTTTGGATGTCGCCGAAATTTTTAAACCTTTAATAGTCGACAGATTAATATTTTATTTATTAAATAAAAATATTATATCTGAAAATGATTTTGATAAAGAAAGCAATTTTTTAAGATTAAAAGAAAATGTTCTTCAAAATATTATGGGAGAAGTAGAAAAAAGATTAAAGACTACTATAAAACATAGAACATTAAATAGAGATGTTTCTTATAGATATTTAATGAGACTTGAACTTTATAAAATAATAAAACATTTGCTCGGAGAAAAAGAATATTCCCCGTTTAAAATATGGTGGTAG
- a CDS encoding ABC transporter ATP-binding protein — protein sequence MKENDLLNIKNLHVHYIKEDETVKAVNGINISLKKGESIGIVGETGAGKTTMALSIMGLIPYPPGIIVDGEIYYEGKNIINSDKKEYQNIRGKGISMIFQDPMTALNPTMTIEKQLMEVLDSHEKNMSKNEKRKTVIELLEMVGVQRDRLKEYPHQFSGGMKQRVVIAMSLLLKPKILIADEPTTALDVTIQAQVLDIINSLKEKFNMSLILITHDLGIVAEICDRIFIVYAGEVVESGNVKDVYLNTKHPYTKGLFNSIPRLDIDNERLTPIEGDMVNPANLPSGCYFHPRCVYKKDICINKKPKFTGVNHGYSCHFSFDNGE from the coding sequence ATGAAAGAAAACGATTTACTGAATATAAAGAATTTGCATGTTCATTATATTAAAGAAGACGAAACGGTTAAAGCCGTTAACGGTATAAATATCTCGTTAAAAAAAGGAGAAAGTATAGGTATAGTTGGAGAAACTGGAGCGGGAAAAACTACTATGGCGTTGTCTATAATGGGACTTATACCGTATCCTCCTGGAATTATAGTGGACGGAGAAATATATTACGAAGGAAAAAATATAATAAATAGCGATAAAAAAGAATACCAAAACATAAGAGGCAAGGGCATATCTATGATATTTCAAGACCCTATGACCGCTCTAAATCCTACGATGACTATTGAAAAACAATTAATGGAAGTATTGGACAGCCATGAAAAAAATATGAGTAAAAATGAAAAAAGAAAAACCGTTATAGAATTACTTGAAATGGTAGGAGTTCAAAGAGATAGATTAAAAGAATATCCTCATCAGTTTTCGGGAGGCATGAAGCAAAGGGTTGTAATAGCTATGTCTTTATTATTAAAACCAAAAATTTTAATAGCCGATGAACCGACTACAGCGTTGGATGTCACTATACAAGCTCAAGTTTTGGATATAATAAACAGCCTTAAAGAAAAATTTAATATGTCTCTTATTCTTATAACTCATGATTTGGGAATAGTAGCCGAAATTTGCGATAGAATATTTATAGTTTATGCGGGCGAAGTAGTTGAAAGCGGTAATGTAAAAGATGTTTATTTAAATACCAAACACCCATATACAAAAGGACTTTTTAATTCCATACCAAGATTAGATATTGATAACGAAAGACTTACCCCGATAGAAGGCGACATGGTTAATCCTGCAAATCTGCCAAGCGGATGTTATTTTCATCCAAGATGCGTATACAAAAAAGATATATGCATAAATAAAAAACCTAAATTTACTGGCGTTAATCATGGATATAGCTGTCATTTTTCGTTTGATAACGGAGAGTAA